A genome region from Scomber japonicus isolate fScoJap1 chromosome 15, fScoJap1.pri, whole genome shotgun sequence includes the following:
- the bag6l gene encoding large proline-rich protein BAG6, translating to MAESSEMTEVTVKTLDSQSRTYKVRGELTVKQFKEHIASSVEIPVDKQRLIYQGRVLQDDKTLAEYKVDGKVIHLVERAPPQTTTAYSGGAGVSSEGAEGGSSTSHASTSSQGPPHDRNSNSYVMLGTFNLPVNIMEPQQIQMSVQQMMAGVGEAGRSARVSTGSGSNGSVDVHINLDQSLQSEPRMKLQLADNLLRDACSLIHRLESVSSDSSSQSESDIPHSSSSMPPSSSSARWATASQPMDTNPSPAPSSSTSTQTDRPPNTGPNHPSPAEFVEVLSEVRRVEERLRPFIERTHSILGAATSADYNNNTQEREEDQRILNLVGDALRLLGNTLVVLGDLRCNLATSPPRHLNVAHPTGHYTHPVLLQTGLPHMPIPINLGTTLTMTSNGRPTPEGQRQPSQATGQPDNQTSGQAPPLQSNGTTHHQGQGGPRVIRITHQTMEPVVMMQMNIDGDSATGSQVPGQPNAPGQGQPGVSPVHFPGLPPEFMQAIIHQISHQTASMAAAASAGHPAQMVSNPGSTPSAEGTASPHHPPPAQARVVITRPSFSPRIPQPVGTRGATINLRATVPTAGQQPGQGTPLAPSSLTQMISGLVGQLLMPGLTGDHMSSSSSSQSSFSTSSSSDSSTTSPLHPANTSGQTSTYTTSTTSMGQPEEGSPEGNLVQLLGSLLGGAAGPAGPGSGSSPSITVTLPRVPSFFQSMSDFTQPPPSSPGAPAPPQSPGPARPHASSGPAGDSLSPELFTGIVQGVLSTMMSSLGAQQGNEESIAQFIQRLSQTSNLFTPGSGDAVGFFGDLLSLVCQSFSMVDMVLLLHGNAQPLNRIQPQLTNFFTEHYLQGRQPTDANIVTAAEELINGLEEYIAESFATVTVQEGVDIVQTNLSFLRQQFTQMASHILRCNDHTFGPRLLLLCTQGLFECLALNLYCLRGEQRALTAVINHRIRRMSAEINPSLVNWLTSMMFMRLRVILEHNPVTEDQIQHYVIYAQAELNPRTEANIEQSSESQSVEMDESLSPAAATTAEEAMASSGDSGERGERGASPRETTPSSGDTQRPARAPTGREEVAPEVEPWATAVPPEWVPIIRHDMLSQRKIKAQPQLSDAYLHGMPAKRRKTTQCEGPHLSLSEAVSRAARSAGVLPVTALHSLQGELEGPDLQEAYAKQVKSDIKQRVKEDPDYNSQRFPNTHEAFSIEDS from the exons ATGGCGGAGTCAAGTGAAATGACTGAAGTCACGGTTAAGACTCTGGACTCACAGAGCAGGACCTACAAAGTCAGAGGCGAG CTGACAGTGAAGCAGTTTAAGGAGCACATTGCATCATCAGTGGAGATCCCAGTGGACAAACAGAGGCTCATCTACCAGGGCAGAGTGCTGCAGGATGACAAAACGCTGGCAGAGTACA AGGTAGATGGGAAGGTGATCCACTTGGTGGAGCGTGCCCCACCTCAAACCACCACAGCATACTCTGGGGGTGCAGGAGTGTCCTCTGAAGGGGCAGAGGGTGGAAGCAGCACCAGCCatgcctccacctcctcccagGGTCCACCACATGACCGCAACAGCAACAGCTATGTCATGCTTGGGACCTTCAATCTGCCGGTCAACATCATGGAGCCTCAGCAGATACAG ATGTCTGTCCAGCAGATGATGGCTGGAGTTGGTGAAGCTGGAAGGAGTGCCAGGGTCAGCACCGGCTCTGGG agCAATGGCTCAGTGGATGTGCACATTAATTTGGACCAGTCACTGCAGAGTGAGCCCAGGATGAAGCTGCAGCTGGCTGACAACCTGCTCAGAGATGCTTGCTCTCTGATCCACAGGCTGGAG AGTGTGTCCAGTGACAGCAGCTCCCAATCAGAGTCAGACATAcctcactcttcctcttccatgcCGCCATCTTCCTCTTCTGCAAGATGGGCTACAGCATCACAGCCCATGGACACCAACCCTTCTCCTGCCCCATCATCCTCAACCTccacacagactgacagaccACCCAACACTGGACCCAA ccACCCAAGTCCAGCAGAGTTTGTGGAGGTGCTCTCTGAGGTcaggagggtggaggagaggTTACGACCCTTCATAGAGAGGACCCACTCTATCCTGGGAGCAGCCACCTCAGCAGACTACAACAACAAC ACGCAGGAGCGAGAGGAGGACCAGCGCATTCTCAACCTGGTCGGCGATGCTCTGCGTCTCCTTGGCAACACTTTGGTTGTCCTCGGTGATCTGCGCTGCAACCTGGCAACCTCTCCTCCACGTCACCTGAATGTTGCCCACCCCACGGGCCACTACACCCACCCAGTCCTGCTCCAGACTGGTCTTCCACACATGCCCATTCCA ATAAACCTGGGGACAACGTTGACCATGACATCAAATGGGAGGCCTACACCTGAAGGACAACGCCAGCCTTCTCAGGCCACTGGCCAACCAGATAACCAGACTTCAGGCCAGGCTCCTCCTCTTCAGTCCAATGGAACTACTCATCATCAAGGACAGGGAGGACCCCGAGTGATCCGGATCACCCACCAGACCATGGAGCCTGTAGTCATGATGCAGATGAACATTGATG GTGATTCAGCTACTGGCTCTCAGGTTCCAGGACAGCCAAATGCTCCAGGTCAAGGGCAGCCTG GAGTGTCACCTGTCCACTTCCCAGGACTGCCCCCTGAGTTCATGCAGGCCATCATCCACCAGATCTCCCACCAAACTGCTTCCATGGCTGCTGCAGCCTCAGCGGGCCACCCAGCACAGATGGTTTCTAACCCTGGTTCCACACCCAGTGCTGAAGGAACTGCTTCCCCACACCACCCCCCTCCTGCTCAGGCCAGAGTGGTCATTACCAGACCCTCCTTCTCACCCCGAATCCCTCAGCCTGTGGGAACCAGAGGAGCCACTATCAATCTGAGGGCTACAGTACCAACAGCAGGCCAGCAGCCAGGACAG GGCACACCTCTGGCTCCATCCTCTCTCACCCAGATGATCAGTGGTCTGGTGGGACAGCTCCTGATGCCAGGACTGACAG GTGATCACATGTCCTCTTCAAGCAGTTCTCAGtcctccttctctacctcttCTTCATCTGATTCCTCCACCACGTCTCCTCTTCACCCCGCCAACACCTCTGGACAGACATCCACCTACACTACCAGTACTACCTCTATGGGCCAGCCAGAAGAGGGCAGTCCTGAGGGAAATCTGGTTCAGCTCCTGGGCTCTCTGCTGGGAGGAGCAGCTGGCCCTGCAGGTCCTGGCTCTGGTTCATCACCCTCCATCACTGTGACTCTGCCAAGGGTGCCCAGCTTCTTCCAGAGCATGTCTGACTTCACACAA CCACCTCCAAGCAGCCCTGGTGCCCCAGCTCCCCCccagtcccccggccctgcccGACCACATGCCAGCAGTGGGCCAGCTGGAGATTCTCTGAGCCCAGAGCTGTTCACCGGCATTGTGCAGGGAGTGCTGTCCACTATGATGAGCTCCCTCGGGGCACAGCAGGGCAACGAAGAGAGCATTGCCCAGTTCATCCAGAGACTTTCTCAGACCAGCAACCTGTTCACTCCTGGCTCTGGAGATGCAGTGG GGTTCTTTGGGGACCTTTTGTCCCTGGTGTGTCAGAGCTTCTCTATGGTAGACATGGTGCTGTTGCTTCATGGGAATGCCCAACCTCTAAACCGCATCCAGCCCCAGCTCACTAACTTCTTCACTGAACACTACCTCCAGGGAAGACAGCCCACTGACGCTAACATAGTT ACAGCAGCTGAGGAGCTCATCAACGGTCTGGAGGAGTACATAGCAGAGAGCTTT GCCACAGTGACAGTGCAAGAGGGAGTGGACATCGTTCAGACCAATCTTTCATTCCTCAGACAGCAGTTCACACAGATGGCCTCACATATCCTGCGCTGCAATG aTCATACATTTGGTCCCcgtctgctgttactgtgcacTCAGGGCCTTTTTGAGTGTCTGGCTCTCAACCTGTACTGTctcagaggagagcagagagctcTGACTGCTGTCATCAACCACCGCATT AGGAGGATGTCTGCAGAAATCAATCCCAGTCTGGTTAACTGGTTGACCAGTATGATGTTTATGAGGCTGCGTGTCATACTGGAACACAACCCAGTCACTGAGGACCAAATCCAGCACTATGTCATCTATGCACAG GCTGAGTTGAACCCGCGGACGGAGGCTAACATTGAACAGTCAtcagagagtcagagtgtgGAG ATGGATGAGAGTttatctcctgctgcagccacCACAGCAGAGGAGGCCATGGCATCATcaggtgacagtggagagaggggagagaggggagcaTCTCCTAGAGAGACCACACCCTCATCAGGGGACACTCAGCGTCCTGCTAGGGCCCCAACAGGACGTGAAGAAGTGGCCCCTGAGGTGGAGCCATGGGCAACAGCTGTTCCGCCT GAATGGGTTCCCATCATCAGGCATGATATGCTGTCTCAGAGGAAGATCAAAGCCCAGCCGCAACTGTCTGATGCCTACCTGCATGGGATGCCTGCTAAAAGGAGGAAG